TGCGAAGTAATTGTTGACAACATAATGATGAATGATGATTTGGTGTTTACAAATCCGATATAGAACTAAATGCACAGCACAGTTGTTCATCGAGCCCTTGCCACAGAATTTTGCGCGGAAGTATTGCCGGAGAATTGGCTTGAATTGGTTCAAGGACTGTATGGCCTGCTTTCGTCTCGAGAAACTACTGTCTGGTGTTTGATTAGCTGCTGTGGTAACGGGAATGCCTTCCGTAGTTTCTAATATAAATCTATTCCTTCCTTTATCGCTAAACTTCTCTACGGCCTCCCTTTTTAGTGCGAGTATCCGAAAACTGATAAACATCTAATAAGTACTTGAGAAGATTGGGAGTCTGACATTCTCTTGGAGGAGTATTATATCTTTATTTCGTTCTTCTCTGAGAAATAACTACCTGGGATTGTTAAAAAGTAATTATCTGGGCTCCTaaaaagctcttttttttttgaaaacgtgtTCTGTCTGTCTCATAGCGCGAATcgcaaatcagtgttttttttaaagcttccATAAGCAATGTAGCAATGACGCGTCTAGTGTAATGTCAATGGAACATATCGAAATTTTGTTGAAGTCTTACTGTATTTGCCTTTCATTGTTTCTCACGACATTGCgaacaaactttattattatgaGGCTGATAGTTTCccattaaaagcatcatcAGTAATCTTCCAATAATgttctgtgaatttttttctgttgtggaTCCCGCACTCTACGCGAAATCTGATTAACCAGCGCGTTCCATTAGAACGAAGAAGTTTCACACATAGTATGCTGATTTCTGCCCCAAACATCCACtaagttttcctttttgagcACTGAACCATTACGTTTAAAACTACATGCTATGTTcaactattttctgcaattattttcttttgcaatatCGTTGGTTGTCCTTTGAAGAATTAGAAGTGGATTCTGacgtattttattttcatttgtagTACATAATATTTCGCTCTAGCCTGGCGTCCCCGCTTCACATACCAGTGTCATACGGAATCGTTCcttcactaaaaaaagaatgaatgaatgaaaatattttaaaatgtcTTTTACGAGCAAATCCATGAAGTGAAGTACTTCGATACTTTCTTGCAAGAGAATTAGATGAATTATTCCGGTTCCGCTAAGCAATCTTAGGAAGCAGCGCCTCTATTGTTAGATTCCATTCTGTCGGCTGTTAGTCAATTATTGAAGATTTATGTAAGTTTTTTCTCAGCGTACTATGCTCCGAAAAAGTCGATCGCTGATGTCATTAATGTGTGGTGGTCGTCGAAAAGCAAAAGACAGAGATGAAGGACGACTTAACGGTGGTGACGCTTCCATTTCACATGCTCTTATAGTCATCTTTCTCGAGTATTTCGCTTGGGGTTTACTCACTGTCCCTATTATCAATGTGAGTTACGTTGTTCTTCAGTTTCTTTCccctttttcttcaatttcgttTCTAGTCATAGAAATCAGGTTTAGTTCTTGTGAAACAACTCATGgtaaaatttcaaaggaaCAGCTAGGACAGCTTGTGTGGACTTGAATGGCCaactttatttatgttttagtAAAGTTATTCCAGGTTCTCGCAGAGACATTTCCGAATAATAAATTTCTAATGAATGGTTTGGTCCTGGGAATAAAGGTAagtttatttcttaatttatgTTTCAATTATGTGATTAGTAGTTCTTACATTTGTTCAATAAGTTTCATTAATCAACTACACAGATATTGTTTTTTAAGggtattttatcctttttgagCGCACCACTTGTTGGAGCGTTATCGGACGTCTATGGCAGGAAGATATTCCTAATACTTACGGTATTCTGCACTTGTATGCCTATACCATGTTTGAAGATAAGTCCATGGTAAGGTTTGCGCTTTTATAAAATTCTAATGCTCTgagctattattattttcgttgGCCAATTTGTGTGAGcaacataggtgcgatagggagaagccagaccctcctcaggtgaagggtgTTTAGCTCAtagggtgcagctcaagtgaagggggtcttttcgccaaccgcccaaaaatgaagggagTAATTTTGCcgaccgttcaaaagtgaaagaagtCCCTTCGctaaccgttcaaaagtgaagggggtcagggcaccggctccgactatggTGAGCAATGTTTGTCGTAAACCCCAAGTAACAAAAAGTTAATGTCACGAGAAAAGTAGAGACCTAATGAGTTTGTTGGAATTAGCAACGCAATGTGGAATTTCAAGTGTATCTCGAAAATCCATGTGGAATTTAGGTTTGATTTAGTATGAAATCTTCGAGAGCTATTTTGCTAGAGTAGTTTCACCATTTCAACAGTTGTGTACGTTAAAATTCCTGTTAGCAAATTTGATACTGAAGTACTTCTAACTGCTTGTTCATTTCATTGTCATGTATGTATCCTACTTCATTATGTGTGCCAGAAAAACATTACATTTCAAACGGTTCATGAGTGGTCACGATTTAAAAGGGCATGTTCTTTTTCACACGTGctcgatttttttagaatgaatgTAATGACTTTATTTTCACTTGTTCATGTGAGTGGAGTAGTAGTAGTGAGTGTACACAAATTGCAGTAATTTAGAAAAGATTTGATATACCCTCACTTTCTGAAAATCATCcggaatttttcagaaatctgTAATTTCCAGGTGGTACTTCGCTTTATTCAGCATTAGTGGTTTATTCTCTGTTACGTTCAGTGTTATACTAGCCTATGTTGCTGATATCACAGAGAAGCAGGTAGTTTTGTTTACACATACTTGTTTACTTGGAATACTGTAACAATGGCAGTTTGAATATGCTGAGAATCATGTCCTGTTCTTTGGGCGACTGAATTTTTTCCATAGCGTTCTGTAAACAACACGAAGGGTAGCTGCGAAATTTGACTCACTTCACAGAATTTCTGCCCTTTTTTCTAGGATCGCTCTGCGGCCTATGGGCTTGTATCAGCGACATTTGCTGCATCACTAGTCACCTCACCAGCGCTTGGCGCATGGATATCTGATGACTATGGTGATGGAGCTGTAGTTCTATTGGTAAGCTTAGCTTTTGagtactttttctttacttcattTGTTCTTGCGTTTTTATAATTTACTGAACATATGTCCgttttttccggttttttttttgaagttaaagtttctttttatttttcattaacaGTACAAAGCATATGTTTTAAATATCgtttttcattcatctttGAACGTCATTGCAAAGTGCTGCCGATTATGcaactctttttcattttctgctaTATCAGCATAGTGCAATAGAAATAACAACGAATAGTAACAATGAAATCTTATATATTAAGATCGTAAATCCTAAACCTTTTCTGTTTGATCAGACGGTAATCGCGGTGAAGAGTTTATTGTTTTCATATCCAGCTGTTACTGTGTAGAAGATACTTTTCTGAGAGTGATGTGTCATTTGGTCCGCAAGATTTCTTGATATAGTTTTAATcgttgaatttttaaagattcTTTTCATTGTTATGGGAATCAGTTATCAGTTTTGTTTTCGTAAAGTTAAGCACAGCGTTTCATTCATTACCTCTCgacggttcttttttttttaattcaatctTTATAGAAGTTCTATTTCAGGCAACAATTATTGCTGCTGTAGACGTACTATTTATTGTGTTTCGCGTACCAGAGTCTTTGCCAGTGAAACGATCTGCAAGCGATGTGATAAGTTGGGAAAGTGCTGATCCATTCGCGACATTGCGGCTTGTGTGGGAAGACAGATTGGTGAGAACTTGTTCTGTGATAGACCCACTACGTTCCATACGTTAGATgaaaagttttgtttcttgAATCACTTAGTTACTGGAACATGCTTGCAGGTGCTACAATTAGCGGTTATCGTGTTCCTCTCGTATCTTCCGGAATCGGGtcaattttcttgtttctttgtgTACTTGAAATTGGTTAGTTGTTTTACTCATATAATTATTCggtttttggttttgttattattatatttattcatggTTATTTATGGCTATTTGGTAGCTCGTTTTAAGTTGCATTACTTTGACTTTATTTTGTCTTGcttgctgttttttcttcgatatcAAGTTTTTAAATTGGACATTCTTTTTACATTGATCTGAATTCTGGTATATGCACGATTCATTCACGATTTTTGAGATTCACTTGCAGGTTGTTGGATTTTCCCCAGAAGCAGTAGCAGCATTCATAGGACTAGTCGGAATTCTATCAGTTGTTGCTCAAACCGGAGTTCTGCAACTGCTGACCACCTATTTCGGAATGAAGCATGTGATAACGTTAGGTCTTCTTTTCCAACTGGTTCAGCTCACATGGTATGGCCTCGGTACACAGTAAGTACAGATTTTCGTTGCAATTTATGAGATTCAATTTCCGTACCGCTATATCTGTAGATACTGGATGATGTGGGCAGCTGGTGTACTGGCGGCAATGAGTAGTATAACATATCCTTCGATTAGCGCTTTCGTAAGTATACTGTCGGATAAGGATAAGCAAGGTACTGTACAAGGAGTTGTCACGGGGATTCGAGGGTTATGCCAAGGTTGGTTTCGTTTTGATCTTCACACATTCAGTGTAGTTTTCTCCCAAGAAATGCAGCATCATGACATGACTTTGTTTAGGCTTCGGGCCTGCCCTTTTCGGCTTCATTTTCTATCTGTTTGATGTTGACCTTAATTTGGATGGAGAAGCACCTGGAGGTCATGCCGTACAATTTCCAATTGTTCGAATACGACCTCCTCAACcacaagagaaaattttgactCCCACAAGAAATGACACGTTATGGGTGAGCTATTCTACCGCTTACTTCCTGTTAACATATTTtacaaccattttttttttaggttgcaGAGCGACCCGCCTTTACTTGGCAACTAATACCCGGACCCCCATTCTTAGCGGGGGCCATGTTGGTTTTGTTAGCCCTTATGTTCAATTCCGCATTACCTGCGTCACCAGGAGCGAGTAAATACTTCCGAAGGTACATGttatatataaaaaagagaatgtgTGAGAGTGATCTGTCGCTATTTAAAGGAAGTGCTGGTAGTAGGAAAGTAACGGGCGcacagtttttattttatttgttttctgttgaTAGTGATATTGATACAAATTGAAATTCCTTTAcgttgctcttttttctcctttcgctATTTTTGAGACTAATTTCCGCACCAAACAGCATTGTCCATGTAAAAACTAAATGTTACAGATCATCATTTGTATTGCGCAATCAGAATATTTGACCTGTGTAAGGGCTTTCATTTGTTGCAAAGTGGAgagataatttttcattgaactATCCTGTAGGCACATGAAAGCGAGAAATTCATCCAATCAATTTTGGGccccattttttaaaagcagaaaCTGTAATCTCTCGGGATTGTGTTGATAGAGTTCAGTAACACTGTGTCATTTTTACCGCGCAAATCAACTCTGAGAAAGGTACCTCCCGTCTAGTGAAGTAttttaaatgaacaaatatctATATTTATACTTTTGTGGTGGTAAACGATGCAGGAGATGAAGAGATGgaagaactttcttttttctatagaaattggtatttcattcatttcgaTTTTCATTATCGGCTCAAAATTCGATCTCTAATTGTTCAGTTTAGTTGTCAATTTTACTTTCGAAGTACTTCGCTGTAGCGTCTGTATTAGAAGAGGAGTCAATCAGtgaaatttattgaattacTAGTACATAATAAGTATTATATGTTTGCATATAATTcatgagtttttgaaaaatattggttttaaaaaaatgaaattaataaaaaaattatcttgtCACTATTTACAGGTCACCCACACATTCACGACAGTCGTCTGACACAGCTCGATTGTTGCACACAGACAACGGGCACTGCTAAAATCCCGTTACCAAATTTTCACGTTGATGCAGGTTTACACTCACTTTTCTTACTAGTAATATTGCGTCTGAAAACGGttagagagaaagaaagatgtCAGCGGAAACTGCCTAAAAAGTCGACTCTGATCACATATCACACACATGTCTTATTTACTTATAGATATgtgttaaatttaaaatttagtttttgctAATAGTTTACGCggtaattttctttctggtgAATGTTTGTCGCTATACTACTTCATATCTTGTGTGGGTCTGATTTACCAGTGTATTttggtttgtttattttcttcattgctcTCAACTGATGTTTCTCTTTCGATGTTGTGGTCGCTAGTTCCCTTATTCCCTTCCCCGAAAAAGCGCCAGTCAGGTTCATTGCATTATGTTGTTGTGTTAACCGCATTGTacattttcttcagatttcttttttttttcaatttctacatcttttttggtttttctttattgtgtTGTTGATTGTATAGCTTTTGTAGAAGTGAAGCTAACAAAacgaatgttttctttttcttttactgtaCTGTCATCCAGTGAGCATAACTTTATCTCTGAAATGTGATGAAATTCCACTTGTCATTCAGCATAACCATATATTTACGTCCAGCACTCGTTACCGAGCATGAAATTTAACCATTATATCATAAATGTGTCGAGTATCATTGAAAATGGTAAATTTGTTCGTTACGttcatatttttatactttttagtGACAGTATGATTCTGACTATATGTATTTGAGAAGTAGCTGCTGACTAAAAATGTAGCAAATCTATGCAATTGTTGCTTGACTCAAGTCCCTTGACTACCACTTTTTTCATGGCTCTATGGTTGTTTTGGACATCCATAGAGTCGCTTTAATTCGTGTTTTGTACTAGTACGCATGCAAAGAAGCTAGATAGAAGAGATTTTGACTAGAAAAATACGTTTTAAATCTCTCTTCAAAGTAGCGCGGTTATATAGACTAGAATTACGGTGTAGAAAGACCGGCCGATTTAATTCCCAACAGAAAGCACTTATTAATCAAAGCTGACACTAGCTGACATTAAGCACGAACTAACTGTAATCTCGTGCTGCGATTTCAAGCCAAACTTCGACCCATCCTGACCTCAGCGATTCTTTTTTGCGTGCGGTTACCCACTGACGCGATGTCTGATTTTGTAGATGCTCATATTAAGGAAAAGCTACGCTGCGATAACTGATGCGTTTATGGTTATTGTTTCATTatatcttcatttcttttttcgttattaGTAAGTTGATTTCTTCCTTCATAACAGTAGATGGAATTGTTTTGTTAGCGCCGAAATGGTATTGTGTCATCTTTTACTTTAGCGTGTTTCTAAGGACTAAATTGCATCTTCTACCTATGGTGGAGTTGTAATATGGGACCGGTTTTAGTATAAAATGTATTGCTGTTTGGTACGAGTTCATTTCAAAGCGAGCCCAGTACCAAAGCAAATCTCTTATAATCATAGAAGTGATAAGTCATGTGAACCGTACCCATCATGTTATAAGTGCGGACTTCTTATGCGTAACCTAAGAATTGCACTGCCGACTAGGAACCGTTCCAGCCGAATTAGGattgaaaattatggaaacGGCTCTAACGATAGAGGCGGGTTTTGGAACGGAAGTAATTCGTGAAGCGAGGAGTAGCAATTTTATCCGAAAGAAATaggagagagaaaagaaagagcgGGAAGATTTAGAGCAGATCCGGTTGCAGTCAAAAATTTGCCATATGTTGAAAAAGAGTGGAAATTCAGAGCTGAAGGGGTCGCAGAAAATGGTGGGCAATGTTCTGGGCCCATGTCCAATATATCTGCCCTTGGGAGGTTTAATACGATGTAAATGAATTCATCGGGGACTTCTTTTAGCAATCGTGCTATGCAGTATTATATGGTTGGTTTGGTGACGTAAACTTGCTGCAACGAGACTTCCATGCAGGATCTAGCTGTTTGTTccagaaacagaaagaaacgAGTAGGAACCGTCGTCACGTTTGCTTGCTTGCAGGCGAACAATTTTTTATTAGGTCACCAACCAGGGCATATTTCTTCGCTAGAGCGCGCTTattcaaatggaagaattttaTTGTGTGTGgatccgcttcctgcacgatcgatcggaggatcgaatccgccctagtgctcaccaagcctttcatccctatggtgtcgataaattagtaccagacttgtctgggaggataaaaacgctgacttgacacatcggctagccaccgcaagtcattgtatagcccagttgcacgttcgtaaacctcaaacgattctgaattgaagtgaacctgggggcgcatcccaagcggattgattagcgctggaaactttatcctttatcctgtAATGCACGACTCATATGGTAGTTGGACCGGTCAACTCTTTCAAGACTTTGTAATCGATGCCATTGCATCAATGGACAATGGAGCGGTTGCTCTGCTCTTCTGAATTATGAACAGCTCTTCAAGGGAGACTTTACCTCCTtgatgaatattttttcttcaataagtCAGTCTAATCTGTAGTGCGGCTGTGGTTAGACTAGCAGTGAAACATAGCATATCCAACTCAATTTTCCGATTTCATTGTTAACCACAAGTTTTTCAAACTAATTTTCGGATTATTATTTGTGTATACGGATTTTTGCTTTAATACCCTGCTTTCTCCAGAAAACTGTTGATAAATGAGAGTCCGTTGGTTTTAGCGTATGTACAGtggggtcaaagcgacatgaagcgcggtacAGTTGCGGAAGCGGCAGTGCTCGAAGCAGCGCTGTGGAGCGGTGCGCTTAGGTTCGAGataggaccatcgcgaactgcagcgaaggaTGATCCttcc
This is a stretch of genomic DNA from Necator americanus strain Aroian chromosome II, whole genome shotgun sequence. It encodes these proteins:
- a CDS encoding hypothetical protein (NECATOR_CHRII.G5235.T1); amino-acid sequence: MLRKSRSLMSLMCGGRRKAKDRDEGRLNGGDASISHALIVIFLEYFAWGLLTVPIINVLAETFPNNKFLMNGLVLGIKGILSFLSAPLVGALSDVYGRKIFLILTVFCTCMPIPCLKISPWWYFALFSISGLFSVTFSVILAYVADITEKQDRSAAYGLVSATFAASLVTSPALGAWISDDYGDGAVVLLATIIAAVDVLFIVFRVPESLPVKRSASDVISWESADPFATLRLVWEDRLVLQLAVIVFLSYLPESGQFSCFFVYLKLVVGFSPEAVAAFIGLVGILSVVAQTGVLQLLTTYFGMKHVITLGLLFQLVQLTWYGLGTQYWMMWAAGVLAAMSSITYPSISAFVSILSDKDKQGTVQGVVTGIRGLCQGFGPALFGFIFYLFDVDLNLDGEAPGGHAVQFPIVRIRPPQPQEKILTPTRNDTLWVAERPAFTWQLIPGPPFLAGAMLVLLALMFNSALPASPGASKYFRRSPTHSRQSSDTARLLHTDNGHC
- a CDS encoding hypothetical protein (NECATOR_CHRII.G5235.T2) gives rise to the protein MRSTTLLSPRLTIDPNKVPTVTVHSSDGLSPNTRILITKLERTMLRKSRSLMSLMCGGRRKAKDRDEGRLNGGDASISHALIVIFLEYFAWGLLTVPIINVLAETFPNNKFLMNGLVLGIKGILSFLSAPLVGALSDVYGRKIFLILTVFCTCMPIPCLKISPWWYFALFSISGLFSVTFSVILAYVADITEKQDRSAAYGLVSATFAASLVTSPALGAWISDDYGDGAVVLLATIIAAVDVLFIVFRVPESLPVKRSASDVISWESADPFATLRLVWEDRLVLQLAVIVFLSYLPESGQFSCFFVYLKLVVGFSPEAVAAFIGLVGILSVVAQTGVLQLLTTYFGMKHVITLGLLFQLVQLTWYGLGTQYWMMWAAGVLAAMSSITYPSISAFVSILSDKDKQGTVQGVVTGIRGLCQGFGPALFGFIFYLFDVDLNLDGEAPGGHAVQFPIVRIRPPQPQEKILTPTRNDTLWVAERPAFTWQLIPGPPFLAGAMLVLLALMFNSALPASPGASKYFRRSPTHSRQSSDTARLLHTDNGHC